One genomic segment of Fusobacterium mortiferum ATCC 9817 includes these proteins:
- a CDS encoding alanyl-tRNA editing protein: MKVSVKNCEKIKNGYLVEVEPKDILYIDGKGGQLGDRGKIEEAQILEVKESGVVVDRELEYGEYEVKIDYIRQEDIACQHTAQHMFSAIAYNDYKLNTVGFRMAEEYTTVDLDSNEITEEVIEELERKANEVIKKAIQLKIFIMNNEEARKIEGLRKAIKEKVVGDVRFVEIPGVDLGACAGFHVENTKDIQLFKIINHEKIKGNYIRFYFLAGERALKDYSFKHKLSKDLCHVFSCKDYEIMEMLDKTLDEKKKIESEYKNLASQYVEFLANKLLKESEIVGEYQPIFYFGDSTVAQFLGKFMGEKNILITGFNNNFSIIAQNFNCKDFIQYLIKEKSTLKGGGNQIKGNFKGDIEEKELKKLLVEYIER; encoded by the coding sequence AAAAGGTGGACAATTAGGAGATAGAGGTAAGATAGAAGAAGCTCAAATTTTAGAAGTAAAGGAGAGTGGAGTTGTAGTTGATAGAGAGTTAGAGTATGGAGAGTATGAGGTAAAAATAGATTATATAAGGCAGGAGGATATAGCTTGCCAACATACAGCTCAACATATGTTTTCTGCTATTGCATATAATGATTATAAACTTAATACAGTTGGATTTAGAATGGCTGAAGAATACACTACTGTTGATTTAGATTCAAATGAAATCACTGAAGAAGTAATAGAAGAGCTAGAAAGAAAAGCAAATGAAGTTATAAAAAAGGCTATACAATTAAAGATTTTTATAATGAATAATGAAGAGGCTAGAAAGATAGAGGGACTTCGTAAAGCTATCAAAGAGAAAGTAGTAGGAGATGTAAGATTTGTAGAGATACCTGGAGTAGATTTAGGAGCATGTGCAGGTTTTCATGTGGAAAATACAAAAGATATTCAGCTTTTTAAAATTATAAATCATGAAAAGATAAAAGGAAATTATATAAGATTCTATTTTTTAGCTGGAGAGAGAGCTTTGAAAGATTACTCATTTAAGCATAAGTTATCAAAGGATTTATGCCATGTTTTTAGTTGTAAAGATTATGAGATAATGGAGATGTTAGATAAAACTCTTGATGAGAAGAAAAAAATAGAGAGTGAATATAAAAATTTAGCCTCTCAATATGTGGAATTTCTTGCAAATAAACTTTTAAAAGAGAGTGAGATAGTAGGGGAGTATCAACCAATTTTCTATTTTGGAGATAGTACAGTAGCTCAATTTTTAGGAAAATTTATGGGAGAGAAAAATATTCTTATTACAGGTTTCAATAATAATTTCTCTATAATAGCTCAAAATTTTAATTGTAAAGATTTTATACAATATCTTATAAAGGAAAAGTCTACACTTAAAGGTGGAGGAAATCAAATAAAAGGAAATTTTAAAGGAGATATAGAGGAAAAGGAGTTAAAAAAACTTTTGGTGGAGTATATAGAAAGATAA
- the rlmN gene encoding 23S rRNA (adenine(2503)-C(2))-methyltransferase RlmN: protein MMSEKINLLNLNQQELEEFVVSLGMKKFYGKQLFNWLHKKIVRDLNEVTNLSLKDRELLTEKAYIPFLNLLKHQISKIDKTEKFLFQLEDGNTIETVLLRHKDKRNTLCISSQVGCAVKCAFCATGQGGFVRDLNVSEIINQVYTIERRLVKQGTNLNNIVFMGMGEPLLNLTNVLKALEILSNENGINISKRKITISTSGIVPNIEKILLEKVPVELAISLHSAINEKRDEIIPINRRYPLEDLHAVLQEYQRQTKRRITFEYILINNFNVSEGDANALADFVHDFDHVVNLIPCNPVEGTEMTRPSDKKIERFVNFLQNVRKVNVTIRREKGTDIDGACGQLRQKNKKPTK, encoded by the coding sequence ATAATGTCAGAAAAAATAAATTTATTAAATCTTAATCAACAGGAGCTAGAAGAGTTTGTAGTATCTCTTGGAATGAAAAAATTCTATGGAAAACAACTTTTTAACTGGCTGCATAAAAAAATAGTGAGAGATTTAAATGAAGTTACAAACCTTTCTTTAAAAGATAGAGAATTACTTACAGAAAAAGCATATATTCCATTTTTAAATCTATTAAAACATCAAATATCTAAGATAGATAAGACAGAAAAATTTCTATTTCAATTGGAAGATGGAAATACAATAGAAACAGTTTTATTAAGACATAAAGATAAGAGAAATACTCTATGTATCTCATCACAGGTAGGTTGTGCTGTAAAATGTGCTTTCTGTGCTACAGGACAGGGTGGATTTGTAAGAGATTTAAATGTAAGTGAGATTATTAACCAAGTTTATACAATTGAGAGAAGACTTGTAAAACAGGGTACAAATTTAAATAATATTGTATTTATGGGAATGGGAGAGCCACTTTTAAATCTTACAAATGTTTTAAAAGCTCTTGAGATACTATCTAATGAAAATGGAATAAACATATCTAAGAGAAAAATAACTATCTCAACTTCTGGAATAGTTCCAAATATAGAGAAGATACTTCTTGAGAAAGTACCAGTAGAATTAGCTATATCTCTACACTCAGCTATCAATGAAAAGAGAGATGAGATAATTCCTATCAATAGAAGATATCCATTAGAGGATTTACATGCTGTATTACAAGAGTATCAAAGACAAACTAAGAGAAGAATTACTTTTGAATATATCTTAATTAATAACTTTAACGTATCAGAGGGAGATGCTAATGCTCTAGCTGATTTCGTACATGACTTTGACCATGTAGTAAATCTTATTCCTTGCAACCCAGTAGAGGGAACAGAGATGACAAGACCATCAGATAAGAAGATAGAGAGATTTGTTAATTTCTTACAAAATGTGAGAAAGGTAAATGTAACTATTAGAAGAGAAAAGGGAACAGATATAGATGGAGCTTGTGGTCAGTTAAGACAAAAAAATAAAAAACCTACTAAATAG